CATGTCCACTATATAATGGTTTGCTATGACATGattaatatgtaataataataatttttatataaaatacgGAACTTAATTCTGTGTTCCAGCACCAAGCTTTAATGGAGTTCTCTATGGCTGCTTTTAAAGCTTTCAAGTTGAAAGGGACTTGTGATGGTATTAGATATATGCAAAGCAGAGATACTTCTgttatctttcttattttgcttttgaaattaatattgacttattttaatataatataataatagtttgTAACCTTCATCAATGAAATTTTAGCTATGATTGAGCTAGAATAGAATACTTTGCTTAAATTAGTCTCTTGGTTTTGGGATGCATATTGATGAGTCTTAAGTCTCTGTTCTTGGAAAGACTGGTTGGGTAACTTTTCTTTTGTCACAAGCCTCATTGTGTGTAATTTGGTGCCTCATTGAACAGAAGAGGATACATAGAAACTTTTTAAATGGTGTGAAATTATATACTCTTAAGTTTTGTTTCATAGCACTTCAGAATGGAGTTTTGGTTTTCACTTTGAACATTTATTTAACTAGACCTGAATATTTtgcaaggtttttttgtttttgttttttacaggaCAGGGAACAACTTACTGGTGAAACCTGTGGACACTGGAGAACTAAATTCACAGACTAAGAGTAACTGActtaaattacagttttaaagTATGGATATGTAGTAGACACATATTGGTGTTTAATAATCTTTCTGTATGAGGAGAAAAGGCACTTAGGCACACTGTTGTATTTTCTAGTGGTGTCTGTCTCAGGTCTTCTAAGGATTTATGTTCAATCCTTATTAAGAGCAACAATGCATTTTGTTACAGGTTTTAGAATCCTGTCATTTATACCAAACAGTCAGATCTGTGTCTAAGTGATGATGATAACAACTGATATTAATTACATGTGTCCCatatgccaggcagtgtgctaaatactttatgtacattatctcacttaatccttaggGGATGATGGCAatttaccagtgaggaaactagggcttggagaggttaagtaacttacccaaagcAGAGCTGGGTTAGAATAGTTGGATTTATTGTCCCTTGGGTCCTGTTTTGCTTATAGCTAATATCTCTGAAAACCAAAAGTAAGATCATTTGTCTTTCTGGATGCAGATTCAACCTTCATCCTGCTCTTCCTGTTGCTGAAGGTACCCATTTGAGGTCACTGGGAAGTGCCAAAGAGTTCAAGGTGCTCTTCTTAAGGCACATGAGTAGCAAAATAGCAAAAGATCAGTACCAAACTAGATAAccttctgtgtgtatgtgtgtgtgacatcATAATGTATTATATGACACATACAGTCATTTGCAcgagtatatattttatgttgcTATGTAATCTAGGAATTATTTGTCAtctctcttttgctcttttgtcCTTGTTTCAATCCATCTGCAAGTCCTGAAGGTTCTATCTCCAGGACGTATCCCTAATTTATCCATGTGTCTCTGCTTCCACTGTCGGAGACATAGTGCAACACTGGTCTTGCCCGAACAAGAAGTTGCAGTAGCCTGATTTCGTCAGCGCCCACTATTGCCCACCTATAATCTCACAGGGTAGATAGAGTGGCCATAATGATCTTTTTTAAAGCCTAAAAAGAGATCACGTTGCTTTCCTGCCTAAACTGCTTTAAGAGCTTTTCATTGCAATTTAGAGAAAATCCAGCTTTATACATCTATTCTTGCTTACTGTGCTTCAGGCGTACTGGccacttgtatatttttaatatgtaccaagttctttccatctttccatctttctttgtACATGCTGTTTCCTCCACCTGGACTCCTCTGGTCATTGACCATCTTGTAGTTGATTCCGTATCATTTAGTTCTCAGTTCAAATATCAGCATCTCAACGCAGCGTTCCTTGACGGATCTAGATACCACCCCCCCACCCTAATACTCTCgttactgtgttttattttctttattctcatcaCTCTGAGTGTGATGTTACTATAATTTATTGCTTACTTCTTACCTGTTTCTTCCCTACCTGAATGTGGACTTCTTGAGAGCAGGGCTTCTATGCCTAGAAAagcgtgcctggcacatagtagcacaattaaaattttattgaatgaatgaaaaatttcatGTCACTTTAACATTATACTGTGAATATTTCCCCACAGTCTTAAATATTCAGAAGAGAGGTGGTAAACTCTTGATCTACAGTCCAGATCTGGCCTAAAGACGcattttatttggctttttaaacaGTAGTGGTGTTTGAGGTATAGCTGCCATTCAGTCAAATGCGCAGGCCTTAAGTATACAGTTTCATGAATCGTCCTGTTGTGTGTGCCTAAGTAGCCACCTCTCAGATCAAAGCATAGGTGGCGCTCTGATCTCCCCCTTCCAGCTGTTCCCCCTTCCACTGGATAACTTGCGTAGTTACTGTTTTTAATTAGcgtctaatattttaaaattaggagatTTCACATAGAAATCCAGAATTtcaacatttcttaaaaaatggaaagatgtaTCAGCACGGGAATTGCTTTCTCTTTTGGCCACAATTTATTGTGGCTGGGAAGCAGCTTGTCCAAAGTGTTGACATGTGTTCTCCAGTTTGCCTGTAGTCTTCACCTCTCCTCTTCATATCCCTGACCTTGAAATCAATTTCCAGTTGCTGTGtataatttcatttgaatttttttatggTGGAGAAATAGTTACTACTTTCATTATCTCTGTAAAAAAGTAGAGGCATCAATAATAGACTAAAACGGTTATGTGTTTCTAAGTCTACTTTATTCATAtgcatttcttgccttttgtgtaTTTGTTAGCCACCTAATTCTACATGGCTGTGTTTAAACGTTACATGGTATTCCAGcgtataaatgtattatttatgtaaCCAGTCTCCTACTGTGGAACATATAtgttatttctgggttttttttttttggcattgtaAAGAACAATATGTAGGTGAATCTTTGtgaaaattgttattttattaggataaaattttaaaagtggaatttctggatcaaaatatattttcattattaagacTTTTGATACATATTGCCAGATTGCTTGGTAGTAGTATAAATTGATCTAATTTTTCTGGAGAGCAATGTATGGGAGTATTCATTTCACTACGTCTCTGCCAACACTAGGAATTGTAATTAAAAGTTTTGTTAGTATAGttagtaaaaacaacaaaaaatgggaaTGCTGGCcaagaaatttttcatcttttcatctgtGTAAGTAGGAATCGTACTTTAAAGGGTATagtttggaaatatttattacttaGTACAATTCTGTACCTTATATTGTGAGTCAGGTCATGTACCATGTACTTTGTGTATGATGTAATGCGAATACCTTAGTATAACTTGAGAAGTCATTTACCTTGATTcttgcacacacaccacacaattATTAAGCTCTACTATGTTCTGTGTGAGAGTACGGGAGGTAAATAATGCAGAATCCATCTGTTTTGAAGTACATACAACTAATTATTACACATTGGCTTTatatttgctttcatatttttaattagatGCTGTTATTCTGTGATTTGTTTTCTAAGGAGATGCCTACATAGAAGAGTGACAGCATCTGGGCTGAATGTTTCATTGCTGAACTGGTTCCTCAGGTATCCTGGCTCTGGCAATTGCTATGGGAGATTGGATGACTGTCACAGATCCAGGTCTGTCTTCAGCTAACTGAGTTTAGAATAGTTGTAAGCAAAAGCAGTAATTATAAAGGTTAATTTTCAGTGACACTGTAATTACCAAAAATATTGAAGATGTAACCAGAGAGAGACATAAAtagttgtaaaatatataattttcatcttCAGTAAAATTATCACGGAGAGCTAAGTATTGTGCCTAATCAGTGGGGTTAAGTGCTTTGGCTGAATAGTTGATTACTTGAGGAGGAGACTTTTCTGCATTTGAAATAAATTCATTGGCTACTTCAGTacatttctctgatttatttctttaatcacatAAACTTTGAGTGCATAGACAAGTgggttttatctattttataaatctaACGTATTGTAAATTAAGATAGTATATTGTAGCTTAACATGCCTTTTCTAAGAGCACCACTTTATTAGTTGTatctttttggaaaaaattacATAGTTTTCATACAAAAACCAGCTTTGTCCTAAtttgaaaaaacttaaaaatatttcaataattcaAAATCTTTGGTAATGGAGATTATGTTGTTAGCTTTGTAtgcatttttacaaattatttacataaatgccttttactgattttttcagAAAGCAAATATATCTCTCAATATACCTCAGAAACAAAGATGTCTCCATCAAGTTTATACTCACAGCAAGTGCTATGCTCTTCAATACCTTTATCAAAAAATGTGCACAGTTTTTTTAGTGCCTTCTGCACAGAAGAGAATATTGAACAAAGTATTTCATATCTTGATCAGgtaacatgttttgtttttgtaagaagcaataaataacataaatcatGTTATATAATAGAACATATCAAAGGTATGAGAAAAACTTGTCAAGCCACAAGTATGTTACATATTGGCCCGGGACTTGTATTAGATTTGCAGAGAACCTTGGTGACCATCTAGTCTAGATACACGAGGCAAACGTTTTTGTCTGGAGCAGGTTGGATCCCCTATCACCCCAGGGGCCCCTCCACGGGGAGTCTTACCCTTATTTTACTGATGCAGAAACCTAAGTGCCTTCTCCAGATCACAGGTGATTGTAGAGCAGAGGCTAAAAGAGCCCAGTTCTCTTAATTCTTTGTCCTTTGGCATAGGTGCTACTTTCTTAACTACCTCAGGatagttttctttctcagaaaatatttctgtcttttgtttatttattaagttGTCCGGTAACCAACttttaggaaaacattttctcctactAGGAATTGACTACTTTCGGTTTTCCTTCATTATATGAAGAATCCAAAGgtaaagagacaaagagagaattaaaTATAGTTGCTGTTTTAAATTGTATGAATGAGCTACTTGTACTTCAGCGGAAGAACCTTCTAGCTCAGGAAAATGTGGAAACACAGAATCTGAAACTGGGAAGTGATATGGACCATCTGCAGAACTGCTATGCAAAACTTAAGGTagaaattacatctcaatttgtATTTCAATGCCATTGTTATGTAGTTTGAAACTAAATTTTCATTGGATTTATTTAGCAAACacattttagggtttttttttaagttttaggatttttttttaagttttaggatttttttaaactggaaagtAAAACTGAATGTAATTTGTACAAATCAGTTGTGCTGCTTCCTAATACTATCTATATCAAAGGTGATGATTTTATGAACTGTTTAGTGTCTTGCTGAAACTGTAGAAAGTTAGATTAGGAAATACTTAtatctgaggaaaataaaataaggattcTCCCACCCTATCCAGTCTTGCTTAATAAAGTAGATGCTTAACTTAAAATAGTCTTACTGTGAGAGATTGCATCAGTAAATTTCAAGAATATTCTTGAGGGCATCTATGCCCTCTAGGAAGAATCTTGAGTTTACTGCTTGCAAGGCAGAACTGGTGTCATGCTGTAGTCCCACCCTTTTTGACCTGAAGTGTTCTACTTTGCTTGGTCACCTGTCTTCTTCATACTTAGCTCCAAATCATTTTTGGCTCTTTCTCAAGTATCAGGTATCAAGCTTTAtagtaattgttttaaataaacattttatgtgCTGCTAAACTTCAATTTTAGGTAACAAACCCTAGTTTATGTAACTTGTTTTTACTAATCTTTTAAGGATTCAGTTGCTCTGAATCCTAtgttaattttaatcaaaattgcATATGAATGTTTTAGGAACAACTGGAAACCTCCAGGAGAGAAATGATTGGTCTTCAGGAAAGAGACAGACAGTTACAATGCAAGAACAGGAATTTGCATCAGCtactgaaaaatgagaaagatgagGTGAGTTGTCAGTTATTGcagataaagtttatttttttggaatttgAGGTGACCATAATGGTCACGACTTTAAAACGAGAAAGAACCATTTGTTCACCCTGTGTCACATTGGTCTGGAGGAACTGTGTGTATAGTGTCGTATAGCATTTAACTGAGAGGCCAGGagccctccccaccaccctccccatGCACCCAGGTGCATCCATTTGCCCTAGTAGGTTAGTCCAGAGCTCGTGACATCCCAGTGCCCTATACCATCTGTCGTGGACTCACATGCACTGTTAACTTTTTGTCAGACACAAGGACGCTTTAAATGCAGATCTTTTATTCTCTGCTATACCTTTATTTATATCTGGAATGCCTCTTCTTGCACTGTCTTAAATGTCAACATTGTTTATCCAATCAGGCAATTACTTGACTAAAATGGACACTCAagttactgtttaaaaaaagcaattcagattaaaaatctcatttttaggCTGAAGACATCATAATTCTAATCTCATTTTTGCTTTAGTGATTACTTAGTATTTGGACCTGTAGAgttaatgcatttgaaattatctTTCAATTTATGTAAGAAGAAATCATTATGTTTTTATTGCTCTGCAGTTTGATTTCTGACCACGTGATAACTATAAAACCATAACATTTTCAGTGTTGTATATGTTGCTCACTATAATTAAAGACTTTTAAGGGAGCATATTTCTCTAAGGACCTTGTAGTGATTTAGGCAGATTTGTTTTACCATATttgattatttagtagtatatttaGTAAGTGGGTAAGAAGTATCTTAACCAAACCACAAGGTTACTTATACTTTTCCTTGAGTTATTTCACAGAAAATTTTGACTTAATCTGTTGATTATACTTGAAATGGTTTGACTATAGTTCTTCCTCAGTGAGGATTAAGTTGAACATGATCGTCTTTAGCAGAGATAAAGAATGTCAGTATAGAACTTACTTCCTTTCCAGGGCTGCCTGAGAAGTCTTAGTAGATATAAACATTGACCAgtagtgcttggcatataatatGTACTCAGCAAATGTCTGAACTGGATTCTCTCTGCTGTTTGTGTCACTCTAATTTGAGAACTGTTTTTGATCAGAGAAAAATGAACCTGTTTATCTACTGCCACGTGTCATGATTAATTGGCCTTGTCACAGATTGATAAAGGATAAAGTGATTCAAGTCATTAGTAAAAGGAAGTCATTACAAATGATCAGATAAATCTACTTGCTTCAAATGAAGCTTTAATCACATTAATACTTCCATAAGAGTTTGTGGTTTCTAAATGATCAGAATCTGTATGTAGGGTGAAAGGTGTAGACGATAATTTAGAGAGTTAGCAGCTCTGGAAACTtcataattaaaacataaaaactttatgtgcttcatttaatattttaaagagtgaTTTCCAGTGATTACAGAGAAGGAGGAATAATCCTCGAATTCTTAAACTAATATATGAGGAGCTGAATTCTAGGACTTCTTTTCTCTAttgaatttgtaaattttaaCTGGGTTTACCAGTCCTAAAGGGACTCACTTAATAGAAGATGCTTTTTTTAGGTGCAGAAATTACAAAGTATTATTGCAAGTCGAGCTACTCAATATAATCATGATATGAAGAGAAAAGAGCGTGAATATAATAAACTAAAGGAACGTCTACATCAACTTGTTATGAACAAGAAGGATAAAAAAATAGGTAAGGAACAGCTGGCTAAGATAAAGCAATGGGAATAAATAAGCTAGTATTACACTAAGAAATAAATGTAGAGGGATTGAGCTCAATAATTCATGAAGTGTCCTTTTCATGCTTTATACAATTGATTTTAGACGGTATATATCCATGTAAACTAGAAATTGAGACAACTGGTTAGttgaaaaatagtaattttgCTTTGCTCCATTAGTTGCATATAAATTTGTTAACATGACAGATATAGGATTAATCCACAGAGAAAAACTAAGCCAGAGGACGCTCTAACCTTTCATAGCAAAGAACTGATTATATTAAAAATCAGGATCAGTTTCTGAGTACCAAAAgtgtgattttttgttgttgttgttgtggtacgcgggcctctcactgccgtggcctctcccattgcggagcagaggctccggacgctcaggctcagcggccatggctcacgggcccagccgctccgcggcatgtgggatcttcccggaccagggcacgaacccgtgtcccctgcatcagcaggcagattctcaaccactgcgccaccagggaagcccccaaaagtgTGATTTTTGAGTTAACTTCATAAAATGGTTTATCAGGCCAAATCATTCATGTcagtttaaattcttttaaattagttTAGCTGTGCATTTTTGAAGTACAGCTGACTGTGAAAGTTTTGTTTGTTAAAGTATACttgttttctattattcttttgaaAACTAATTTACAACTTATTTCATTCACGTTTGTGCATAATTTCAAGTAAATAGTGTAGATTAAAAAGTAGAActacactactcagccatagaaaagaacgaaataatgccatttgcagcaacatgaatgcaactagagattatcgtactaagtgaagtaagtcagaaggagaaagaaaaataccatatgatatcacttatatgtggaatctaaaatgtggcacaaatgaacctatctacaaaacagaaacagactcacagacatagagaacagacttatggttgccgtgggggaggggaggaaggaggaggggtagactgggagtttggggttaatagatgcaaactattacatttagaatggataaacaacaaggtcctactgtatggcaaaGGCAAccatatccagtctcctgggataaaccatagtgggaaagaatataaataaagaatgtatataatgTGTAATAACTGAGTCATTtagctgtacagtagaaactagcacaacactgtaaattaactgtaattcaattaaaaaaaatagaactacacaCACAAAAGTAGAGCTACACTGATAAAGTTTTGCTGGCCTGCCAAGATTCAGGGAACAGGAAGTATGTGCATTGATTTATTGAAGAGTGGTTTCCAAGTGGACTATAGGCTGTCATCTAACCTACATTATACATTATTCTGAACTTGGACTTGCATACAACAGCTGATGAGCAGATGTTTCAAGCTGTCACATGGTGGGCTAAGCCTGTTACCAGCAAGCAGTTCAGTGTTCACTGTGTCACTGTCATTCTGTACAGCAGCGCTGTTGCAgttatttgaacattttatttttaaattattgaaaaatgTAAGTGTGATAATTAGCAGTTAAAACAAGGTTAGATATCTAAGTATTCTGAGATTATACATCTTAAACTTGGACACTTATTGGTTTTTAAGATTGGTTAACCTTGTATTCATTCATAAAGGGAATAGCAAAATTAAAGGGCAGGATGAAATGTGTGGTTAACCTTGTATTCATTCATAAAGGGAATAGCAAAATTAAAGGGCAGGATGAAATGCTAGAAGTATAAAATGTAACAGTTAGagaagtttattaaatatttaacccTATAGCAGAACCCTTATATTATGGTCGTCTGGCTCTTTTCCTGGTCCAGACCCAACTGGAAGTGACAGTTCTATAATGATTTTTATCAgctctaaaattataataatttattctcatcttttttccttcttatgcCAACTGCTTTCATCTCTACCTGGGGCAGAAGACACATTAATACTGTCAGGAGCCTTGTCTCCTTTGATGAGGAGGATGATGGTAGTCATGATACAGGGcatggcaaactttttctgtagtgacccaaatagtaaatattttgaggTTTCTGGGTTCTGTGGTCTTTTGTCACTCTGCCACTGTAGTGCAAAAGTAGCTATAGAAAAGAGATGAACAAATGGTGTGGCTGTgtcctaataaaactttatttacaaaatcaggcagctgcccacaggccatagtttacCAATCCCgatgataaaattaataatgataattaaatgaatacttattaagtgcttactgtgttaagtactttaacatttctttcactCTTCACAACTCTTTGATAGATACTTTCATTATTCCCACCCGATTAATGAAGAAACAGGCTTAGCCGTTAAGTAACTCGCCAGGATCTCAGGCTTATGAGTGATGGAACTGGAACTTAAAATCTGGGCTGTTTGAGCCTAAATCCTAATTTGTATACCAGGTTGACTTACGTCCCTAATGCATATAGACCGTTAGGGTTTTAAACACTTAAACTTGTATGGTAAGAATTGGTTTTGTTCTGTGTGTTCATGTTTGTAGCTATGGAAGTTTTAAATTACGTGATATAGACCGTGAGGGTTTTAAACACTTAAACTTGTATGGCAAGAATTGGTTATGAACAAGAAGGACATGTTTGTAGCTATGGAAGTTTTAAATTACGTGGGGAGAGCTGATGGAAAAAGAGGCTCCTGGAGGACGGGTAAAACTGAAGCCAGGTAAGGCACGAATGAAACTGACACATTTAATCAGACTTCCCTTTCTATACTGCATTTTCATACTGACAGTTTCTTTCTCAGGAACGAAGATGAAATGTATAAAATTCTCTTGAATGATTATGAATATCGTCAGAAACAAATCCTAATGGAAAATGCTGAACTTAAGAAGGTTCTTCagcaaatgaaaaaggaaatgatttctcttctttctccccaaaAGCAGAAACCTAGAGAAAGAGCAGATGATAGTACAGGAACTGTAAGTGGCTCTTTCCTCTCTAATACAGTCTTCAGATCACTGATTAGAACAATTAAAACAGTAGATAGGTATTCTCAATGGGGACGCTGTTGATATTTTGCGCAGGACACTCACTGCTGTGCTACCCCCAGTCACTCTGATAACCAAAAAAATGTCCCTGTAAGTTTACAGACATGCCCTAGGAAATGATGGAGGTGATTTTCTGGGGACTTAATCTGTCCCAAGCACCATGAAAAGCACTTTATAAGCATTGTCTCATTTTAGTCTTATAATAATTGATGCTTTGGGTACTAtgattatccctattttataggtgaggaaattgaggcacaaaagCTATCTCAGAATCACGCATGACagaactaggatttgaatccaagtctgTCTCACTCCAGAGCtcatgcttttaaccactgtgccaaatATCCTTTAAGTAGCTTAAATGTTGAGTAACTTTAGCAAGCTCTACTTTTCAGAGAGTGAAACTTTTATTTAACTTTGGGAACCAAAGAATCACTTAGTCCATAAATTTATTGAATGTTCATTATATGTTCTAGTCCCTGGAGAGAAAAAGCTGAGAAGATTttgactgtttcctttgccttagtaCAGGCTGCTAAagcaaagtaccatagactggttggcttataaacaaacaaaaatttatttcttgtaattctggaggctggaaatctaaAATCTGGATGCCAGTAGGGTTGGTGTCTGTGAGTGTCCTTTTACTGGTTGGATTGCTGACTTCTTTCATCCTCACATGGTGGGAAAAGGTGAGAGAGCTCACTGGGgtcccatttatgagggctccacccacatgacctaatcacttccctgAGATCACCCACCTCTGaatgccatcacattggaggttaggatttcaacataagaattttgagagaacacaaacattcaaaccatTACATCCCACAAGAACCTTTTTTGAGAGAGACAGGCACATAGAGAAGTAATTATTATACACATTAACAGCTATAATAGGGTGGTACAGtgtgtaaaataaaacaattatggCAATCAAGAAGGGCATCACAGAGGAAGTCACATTTGAATTGGCCCTTAGTAGGTGTTTTCTGAGGTAGAAAGCCTGGGGAAATCATTTGATTAGGGCATAACATGTAGAGgtcagaaaaaaaagtcacataatgGTGAAAAGGTTTTTAAACTTAGttctttacatataaatttaaattctggATTCAGGCATGTTCACATTAGTaactaaaatctgaaaataacaaTGTTGATGAAGTAGTAATTACCAGTAAGTCACCAAACATGTTTTATTAACCTATATTTGAGGATTATTTTGTGGTTTCACAAATCAGTCCAACTGATAAGCTCatctcctgccttttttttttcttctttaaaaaaagaacctgaatGTTCTTTTTAGACTCTCCAATTTGGGGTCTGCTTGACATATCTTATATTCAGTTAACTAACCTTTTCTCTCAGAGTCTATCACTTTGGGTCATTTCTTAACACTCACTAATACCTTGCCAGGGTTAGCATAGTTTCTGTAACTCCTGTGGTTTCTTCAGTTTTGGACCCAACCTTTACTA
This genomic interval from Physeter macrocephalus isolate SW-GA chromosome 4, ASM283717v5, whole genome shotgun sequence contains the following:
- the SSX2IP gene encoding afadin- and alpha-actinin-binding protein isoform X2 — encoded protein: MGDWMTVTDPGLSSESKYISQYTSETKMSPSSLYSQQVLCSSIPLSKNVHSFFSAFCTEENIEQSISYLDQELTTFGFPSLYEESKGKETKRELNIVAVLNCMNELLVLQRKNLLAQENVETQNLKLGSDMDHLQNCYAKLKEQLETSRREMIGLQERDRQLQCKNRNLHQLLKNEKDEVQKLQSIIASRATQYNHDMKRKEREYNKLKERLHQLVMNKKDKKIAMEVLNYVGRADGKRGSWRTGKTEASFFLRNEDEMYKILLNDYEYRQKQILMENAELKKVLQQMKKEMISLLSPQKQKPRERADDSTGTVISDIEEDAGELSRESTWDLSCETVREQLTNSIRKQWRILKSHVEKLDNQVSKVHLEGFNDEDVISRQDHEQETEKLELEIQQCKEMIKTQQQLLQQLATACDDDTTSLLRDCYLLEEKERLKEEWSLFKEQKKNFEKERRSFTEAAIRLGLERKAFEEERASWLKQQFLNMTTFDHQNSENVKLFSAFSGSSDRDNPTVHSRPRQKKPHGAPSGSPVCTSKLTKSLPASPSTSDFCQTRSCVSEHSSVSVLNTTPEESKPNQVGRECTNQKWSVASRPDSQEGCYSGCSSTYANSHVEKDDLP
- the SSX2IP gene encoding afadin- and alpha-actinin-binding protein isoform X1: MGDWMTVTDPGLSSESKYISQYTSETKMSPSSLYSQQVLCSSIPLSKNVHSFFSAFCTEENIEQSISYLDQELTTFGFPSLYEESKGKETKRELNIVAVLNCMNELLVLQRKNLLAQENVETQNLKLGSDMDHLQNCYAKLKEQLETSRREMIGLQERDRQLQCKNRNLHQLLKNEKDEVQKLQSIIASRATQYNHDMKRKEREYNKLKERLHQLVMNKKDKKIAMEVLNYVGRADGKRGSWRTGKTEASFFLRNEDEMYKILLNDYEYRQKQILMENAELKKVLQQMKKEMISLLSPQKQKPRERADDSTGTVISDIEEDAGELSRESTWDLSCETVREQLTNSIRKQWRILKSHVEKLDNQVSKVHLEGFNDEDVISRQDHEQETEKLELEIQQCKEMIKTQQQLLQQQLATACDDDTTSLLRDCYLLEEKERLKEEWSLFKEQKKNFEKERRSFTEAAIRLGLERKAFEEERASWLKQQFLNMTTFDHQNSENVKLFSAFSGSSDRDNPTVHSRPRQKKPHGAPSGSPVCTSKLTKSLPASPSTSDFCQTRSCVSEHSSVSVLNTTPEESKPNQVGRECTNQKWSVASRPDSQEGCYSGCSSTYANSHVEKDDLP
- the SSX2IP gene encoding afadin- and alpha-actinin-binding protein isoform X6 — its product is MGDWMTVTDPESKYISQYTSETKMSPSSLYSQQVLCSSIPLSKNVHSFFSAFCTEENIEQSISYLDQELTTFGFPSLYEESKGKETKRELNIVAVLNCMNELLVLQRKNLLAQENVETQNLKLGSDMDHLQNCYAKLKEQLETSRREMIGLQERDRQLQCKNRNLHQLLKNEKDEVQKLQSIIASRATQYNHDMKRKEREYNKLKERLHQLVMNKKDKKIAMEVLNYVGRADGKRGSWRTGKTEARNEDEMYKILLNDYEYRQKQILMENAELKKVLQQMKKEMISLLSPQKQKPRERADDSTGTVISDIEEDAGELSRESTWDLSCETVREQLTNSIRKQWRILKSHVEKLDNQVSKVHLEGFNDEDVISRQDHEQETEKLELEIQQCKEMIKTQQQLLQQQLATACDDDTTSLLRDCYLLEEKERLKEEWSLFKEQKKNFEKERRSFTEAAIRLGLERKAFEEERASWLKQQFLNMTTFDHQNSENVKLFSAFSGSSDRDNPTVHSRPRQKKPHGAPSGSPVCTSKLTKSLPASPSTSDFCQTRSCVSEHSSVSVLNTTPEESKPNQVGRECTNQKWSVASRPDSQEGCYSGCSSTYANSHVEKDDLP
- the SSX2IP gene encoding afadin- and alpha-actinin-binding protein isoform X7 — its product is MGDWMTVTDPGLSSESKYISQYTSETKMSPSSLYSQQVLCSSIPLSKNVHSFFSAFCTEENIEQSISYLDQELTTFGFPSLYEESKGKETKRELNIVAVLNCMNELLVLQRKNLLAQENVETQNLKLGSDMDHLQNCYAKLKEQLETSRREMIGLQERDRQLQCKNRNLHQLLKNEKDEVQKLQSIIASRATQYNHDMKRKEREYNKLKERLHQLVMNKKDKKIAMEVLNYVGRADGKRGSWRTGKTEASFFLRNEDEMYKILLNDYEYRQKQILMENAELKKVLQQMKKEMISLLSPQKQKPRERADDSTGTVISDIEEDAGELSRESTWDLSCETVREQLTNSIRKQWRILKSHVEKLDNQVSKVHLEGFNDEDVISRQDHEQETEKLELEIQQCKEMIKTQQQLLQQQLATACDDDTTSLLRDCYLLEEKERLKEEWSLFKEQKKNFEKERRSFTEAAIRLGLERKAFEEERASWLKQQFLNMTTFDHQNSENVKLFSAFSGSSDRDNPTVHSRPRQKKPHGAPSGSPVCTSKLTKSLPASPSTSDFCQTRSCVSEHRYWSIVQSVY
- the SSX2IP gene encoding afadin- and alpha-actinin-binding protein isoform X4, with translation MGDWMTVTDPESKYISQYTSETKMSPSSLYSQQVLCSSIPLSKNVHSFFSAFCTEENIEQSISYLDQELTTFGFPSLYEESKGKETKRELNIVAVLNCMNELLVLQRKNLLAQENVETQNLKLGSDMDHLQNCYAKLKEQLETSRREMIGLQERDRQLQCKNRNLHQLLKNEKDEVQKLQSIIASRATQYNHDMKRKEREYNKLKERLHQLVMNKKDKKIAMEVLNYVGRADGKRGSWRTGKTEASFFLRNEDEMYKILLNDYEYRQKQILMENAELKKVLQQMKKEMISLLSPQKQKPRERADDSTGTVISDIEEDAGELSRESTWDLSCETVREQLTNSIRKQWRILKSHVEKLDNQVSKVHLEGFNDEDVISRQDHEQETEKLELEIQQCKEMIKTQQQLLQQQLATACDDDTTSLLRDCYLLEEKERLKEEWSLFKEQKKNFEKERRSFTEAAIRLGLERKAFEEERASWLKQQFLNMTTFDHQNSENVKLFSAFSGSSDRDNPTVHSRPRQKKPHGAPSGSPVCTSKLTKSLPASPSTSDFCQTRSCVSEHSSVSVLNTTPEESKPNQVGRECTNQKWSVASRPDSQEGCYSGCSSTYANSHVEKDDLP